From one Nonomuraea polychroma genomic stretch:
- a CDS encoding sacsin N-terminal ATP-binding-like domain-containing protein, with protein MTDTFGCDRMRAAVLAAWTASPARFREDANAEEDFALGGYRDRLIVELAQNAADAALRAGVPGVLRLTLRGDVLTAANTGAPLDATGVQSLSTLRASGKRDEAGAAGRFGVGFAAVVSVTDAPSIGSRGSGAVRWSRTETAALVGEIHALAGELADRSGHVPLLRLPFDEPPMVDIPEGFDTLVRLPLRDQAAVEAVRGMLTETSPALLLGMPALEAIEVDLDGTVRRVVADGWHVVSESGEFTPDEVSRLFADRPTEERARPYWSLRWAVPLTGTGDPGPLPGTVPPVVHAPTPSDEPLDLPALLIASFPMATDRRHVAKGPLTDFLVERAADAYVKLLRELPRTPKLLDLVPSLMGKGELDARIRRAVLGRLPGTPLLPALSAPAPVVQSPSFADAEVYEPDAEWQVEHPAPEPGADGWVVSGREAAVLTSGSGELLETVAGFVPGLLPAGWPPRHPAMTALGVRKVELSDVVDLLSGEAVEAREPSWWRSLYEVLPADDPESLGALPVPLTDGRLVRGPRGTLILTDGGAELDLTPLGLRIVHPDAAHPALLRLGAAEATPRTVLEDPLTKAAVAQSLDSPDHELVARAVLSLVDAAGLAPGEAPWLAELALPGTDGELYPAGELMLADGALAGVLEPGTHIGVAAAELEETYGARVLAAAGVLDGFAMVQDEDVLLDPDECDHDLDGEDEWLDHVLDLLPELDVPPLVAEFTAVRDLELVADWPAALELLTRPPLRAALHPLRIEGVEVPSYTAWWLANHPVLGGRKPLELRLPGADPLLQGLYADASPELDEGALSMLGVRTTLTELLASHGGPEELLDLMADESIEVDRAQLRALWVALAAVDPSRVAPPSRVRAVLRGDIVVVPADDAVVVEAPDLLQLVVDRPLVLAPYDLAESLSELLDLPLAGELTAGEVTSQGEVRPVPAEVRSLLPTAPETYVEHEKLLVDGVECAWRYFEGAVHCTGVDGLARGLAWATGQWNDRLAVAALLRDPESVPLLLAEADLS; from the coding sequence ATGACCGACACCTTTGGCTGTGACCGGATGCGAGCCGCCGTCCTGGCGGCCTGGACGGCCTCGCCGGCCAGGTTCCGCGAGGACGCCAACGCCGAGGAGGACTTCGCGCTCGGCGGCTACCGCGACCGGCTGATCGTCGAGCTCGCGCAGAACGCCGCCGACGCGGCGCTGCGCGCGGGCGTGCCAGGGGTGCTCCGGCTGACGCTGCGCGGCGACGTGCTCACGGCCGCCAACACCGGCGCCCCGCTCGACGCCACCGGCGTGCAGAGCCTGTCCACGCTGCGGGCCTCGGGCAAGCGGGACGAGGCAGGCGCGGCGGGGCGGTTCGGTGTCGGGTTCGCGGCGGTGGTGTCGGTCACCGACGCGCCGTCCATCGGCTCGCGCGGAAGCGGCGCCGTTCGGTGGTCCCGTACGGAGACCGCCGCCCTGGTCGGCGAGATCCACGCGCTGGCGGGTGAGCTCGCCGACCGGTCGGGGCACGTGCCGCTGCTCAGGCTGCCGTTCGACGAGCCGCCCATGGTCGACATCCCCGAGGGGTTCGACACGCTCGTCCGCCTGCCGCTGCGCGACCAGGCCGCCGTCGAGGCGGTCCGGGGCATGCTGACCGAGACCAGCCCCGCTTTGCTGCTCGGCATGCCCGCGCTGGAGGCCATCGAGGTCGACCTCGACGGCACAGTCCGCAGGGTGGTAGCCGACGGCTGGCACGTGGTGTCGGAGTCGGGCGAGTTCACGCCGGACGAGGTGAGCAGGCTCTTCGCCGACCGGCCCACCGAGGAGCGTGCCCGCCCCTACTGGTCGCTGCGCTGGGCGGTGCCCCTCACCGGCACCGGGGACCCCGGGCCGCTGCCGGGCACAGTGCCGCCCGTCGTGCACGCTCCCACGCCCAGCGATGAGCCGCTCGACCTGCCCGCGCTGCTGATCGCCTCCTTCCCGATGGCCACCGACCGGCGGCACGTCGCCAAGGGGCCGTTGACCGACTTCCTCGTCGAACGGGCCGCCGACGCGTACGTCAAGCTCCTGCGTGAGCTGCCGCGCACGCCCAAGCTGCTGGACCTCGTGCCCTCCCTCATGGGCAAGGGCGAGCTCGACGCCAGGATCCGCAGGGCCGTGCTGGGCCGGTTGCCCGGCACGCCCCTCCTGCCTGCCCTGTCCGCGCCCGCGCCGGTCGTGCAGAGTCCGTCGTTCGCCGACGCCGAGGTCTACGAGCCGGATGCCGAGTGGCAGGTCGAGCACCCGGCGCCAGAGCCCGGCGCCGACGGATGGGTGGTCTCCGGCCGTGAGGCGGCCGTGCTCACGTCGGGGTCGGGGGAGCTGCTGGAGACGGTCGCCGGCTTCGTGCCGGGGCTGCTGCCCGCCGGGTGGCCGCCGCGGCATCCTGCCATGACGGCGCTCGGCGTACGCAAGGTGGAGCTGTCCGATGTCGTGGACCTGCTGTCCGGCGAGGCCGTGGAGGCACGCGAGCCGTCGTGGTGGCGTTCGCTCTACGAGGTGTTGCCCGCCGACGATCCCGAGTCGCTCGGCGCCCTGCCGGTGCCCCTGACGGACGGGCGGCTCGTACGCGGGCCGCGCGGCACGCTGATCCTCACCGACGGCGGGGCCGAGCTCGACCTGACCCCGCTCGGGCTGCGCATCGTGCACCCTGACGCCGCCCACCCCGCGCTGCTCAGGCTGGGCGCCGCCGAGGCCACGCCGCGCACCGTCCTCGAGGACCCGCTGACCAAGGCCGCCGTCGCGCAGTCGCTCGACAGCCCGGACCATGAGCTGGTGGCGCGGGCCGTGTTGTCCCTCGTCGACGCGGCCGGGCTGGCGCCCGGTGAGGCGCCGTGGCTCGCCGAGCTGGCCCTGCCCGGCACCGACGGCGAGCTCTACCCGGCCGGTGAGCTCATGCTGGCCGACGGGGCGCTGGCGGGCGTGCTGGAGCCCGGCACGCACATCGGGGTGGCCGCGGCCGAGTTGGAGGAGACCTACGGCGCGCGGGTGCTGGCCGCCGCGGGGGTGCTAGACGGGTTCGCGATGGTGCAGGACGAGGACGTGCTGCTCGACCCCGACGAGTGCGACCACGATCTCGACGGCGAGGACGAGTGGCTCGACCACGTGCTCGATCTGCTGCCCGAGCTGGACGTGCCGCCGCTGGTGGCCGAGTTCACGGCCGTGCGGGATCTGGAGCTGGTGGCCGACTGGCCGGCCGCGCTGGAGCTGCTCACCAGGCCGCCGTTGCGGGCCGCCCTGCATCCGCTGCGGATCGAGGGTGTGGAGGTGCCGTCCTATACGGCGTGGTGGCTGGCCAACCATCCGGTGCTGGGCGGGCGCAAGCCTCTGGAGCTGCGGCTGCCCGGGGCCGACCCGCTCCTCCAGGGCCTTTACGCCGACGCGTCCCCTGAACTCGACGAGGGCGCGCTGTCGATGCTGGGGGTGCGTACGACCCTGACCGAGCTGCTGGCCTCGCACGGCGGCCCGGAGGAGCTGCTGGACCTGATGGCCGACGAGTCCATCGAGGTGGACCGGGCCCAGCTGCGTGCGCTGTGGGTCGCCCTGGCGGCCGTGGATCCGTCGCGGGTGGCGCCGCCGTCCCGGGTGCGGGCCGTGCTCCGCGGGGACATCGTGGTGGTGCCGGCCGACGACGCGGTCGTCGTGGAGGCTCCTGACCTGTTGCAGCTCGTCGTGGACCGGCCCTTGGTGCTGGCCCCGTACGATCTGGCCGAGTCGTTGTCGGAGCTGCTCGACCTGCCGTTGGCCGGGGAGCTGACCGCGGGAGAGGTCACCTCGCAGGGGGAGGTCCGGCCGGTGCCCGCCGAGGTGCGGTCCCTGCTGCCCACAGCGCCTGAGACGTATGTGGAGCACGAGAAGTTGCTGGTGGACGGGGTGGAGTGCGCGTGGCGATACTTCGAGGGTGCCGTCCACTGCACGGGGGTCGATGGGCTGGCCCGCGGGCTGGCCTGGGCCACGGGCCAGTGGAACGACCGGCTCGCGGTGGCCGCCCTGCTCCGCGACCCGGAGTCGGTGCCGCTCCTCCTGGCGGAGGCCGACCTGTCCTGA
- a CDS encoding DUF3027 domain-containing protein, protein MSRTRARVPAPDQACAAAVDLARAAAEELARPGEPGEHLGYESEGDRIVTHYFACLDRAYHGWRWAVTVTRASRARKVTVSEAVLLPGTGALLAPEWLPWSERLRPGDLGVGDLLPTPEDDDRLAPGFTETGEDADHQAVFEYGLGRARVLSAIGKDRAARRWHSGEHGPHTPIAHAAPAQCSTCGFYWLLAGSLRQMFGVCTNEYAPDDGKVVAADHGCGAHSEAAVLPPPVEQAIPILDDLGYDLMEEEAAAGSVDESGAEELGHS, encoded by the coding sequence CCGCGGTCGATCTGGCGCGCGCCGCGGCCGAGGAGCTAGCGCGGCCGGGCGAGCCCGGCGAGCACCTCGGCTATGAGAGCGAGGGCGACCGGATCGTCACCCACTACTTCGCCTGCCTCGACCGGGCCTACCACGGCTGGCGCTGGGCCGTCACGGTCACCCGTGCCTCGCGCGCCCGCAAGGTCACGGTCAGCGAGGCCGTCCTGCTGCCCGGCACCGGCGCGCTGCTCGCCCCCGAATGGCTGCCGTGGAGTGAGCGCCTGCGCCCCGGCGACCTCGGCGTGGGCGACCTGCTGCCCACCCCGGAGGACGACGACAGACTCGCCCCGGGGTTCACGGAGACCGGCGAGGACGCCGATCACCAGGCGGTTTTCGAGTACGGCCTGGGCCGAGCCCGTGTGCTCTCGGCCATTGGCAAAGACCGGGCGGCCAGACGCTGGCACTCGGGCGAGCACGGGCCGCATACGCCGATCGCACACGCCGCTCCCGCGCAGTGCTCCACCTGCGGGTTTTACTGGCTGCTCGCGGGTTCGCTGCGGCAGATGTTCGGGGTCTGCACCAATGAGTACGCGCCGGACGACGGCAAGGTGGTCGCCGCCGACCATGGCTGCGGCGCCCATTCCGAGGCCGCGGTCCTGCCGCCGCCGGTGGAGCAGGCCATCCCGATCCTCGACGACCTGGGGTATGACCTGATGGAGGAGGAAGCGGCGGCCGGGTCGGTCGACGAGTCCGGCGCCGAGGAGCTCGGGCACTCCTGA